A part of Tigriopus californicus strain San Diego chromosome 10, Tcal_SD_v2.1, whole genome shotgun sequence genomic DNA contains:
- the LOC131889461 gene encoding probable G-protein coupled receptor B0563.6, which translates to MTSLASSQSMADASATKVNTRWITPISTPDSLGQASSNTSNANGEVMRSDDEATVEAINYVAYGIIANIIVGVGIIGNILNLIVLTRPKLKGVMYVYLLGLAVSNLCVLIIAIPALMDIAGNINSQNFITAFFQSHMEIPLLNSFMASSVYIIICMTVNRYISIYKPTHFQRIHTFKNAYLAIFFSFLGGVVLHIPLAFEHQVLEQCEVLPSPSAVLNGDGTQGDTLNEDVPAVPRVCIYLPKTNDSIVNHALFRVYLWISESLLRFGPIITLTILNILIIVRFHRIAMKREVLKGGHTKQSHRGSNGGTNPPPSPFTNGSHANLSSNGGRLSVCTTTANGRLSIPNGTIPITDDRTTSFAYGQEVTMTTTCTQITASSASRANTPLPIGSNGNSPSRTPIIRGTPCRHSSKRRGLHNPEERMLVVVLIAIVILFVVCTTPAAFLSILVTDQLKRTVWFSVFRACANNLELLCFALNFFVYCLCSADIRRAFVDVLFENVVVKYVRRRSTFKANGIEMATINAIQGADNV; encoded by the coding sequence ATGACCTCATTAGCGTCCTCGCAATCGATGGCAGATGCTAGTGCCACTAAAGTCAACACGCGCTGGATTACGCCCATCTCTACTCCCGACAGCTTGGGACAGGCGTCGAGTAACACTTCGAATGCCAATGGAGAGGTCATGAGATCAGATGACGAAGCCACAGTGGAGGCCATAAACTATGTGGCGTACGGGATCATTGCCAACATAATCGTGGGCGTGGGGATCATTGGGAACATCCTGAATCTGATCGTCTTGACCCGGCCCAAGCTGAAAGGCGTCATGTATGTGTACCTGCTGGGACTGGCCGTGTCCAACCTTTGCGTGCTCATCATCGCCATCCCGGCCCTCATGGACATTGCCGGGAATATCAACAGCCAGAACTTCATCACAGCCTTCTTTCAGTCTCACATGGAGATTCCGCTCTTGAACAGCTTCATGGCCTCGTCGGTGTATATCATCATTTGCATGACAGTCAATCGATACATTTCGATCTACAAGCCcactcattttcaaagaattcaCACTTTCAAGAATGCATATCTTGCCATATTCTTCTCATTCCTGGGCGGCGTGGTCCTTCACATTCCTCTGGCCTTCGAGCACCAAGTCTTGGAACAATGTGAGGTGCTCCCTTCGCCCTCAGCCGTACTTAACGGGGACGGTACCCAAGGGGATACGCTTAATGAGGATGTCCCTGCAGTGCCAAGGGTTTGCATTTACTTACCCAAAACCAATGACAGCATTGTTAACCACGCTCTATTCCGAGTGTACTTGTGGATCAGCGAGTCCTTGCTCCGTTTCGGTCCCATCATCACACTTACCATTCTCAATATTCTGATCATCGTGCGATTCCATCGAATCGCCATGAAACGGGAGGTGCTCAAGGGCGGGCACACCAAACAGAGTCACCGAGGCTCGAACGGGGGAACCAACCCGCCCCCCTCGCCCTTCACCAACGGCAGCCACGCCAACTTGAGCTCGAATGGGGGCCGCCTTAGCGTTTGCACGACCACGGCCAATGGTCGCCTCTCCATTCCCAACGGGACCATTCCGATCACGGACGACCGGACCACCTCCTTCGCCTACGGCCAAGAGGTGACCATGACCACCACCTGCACTCAGATCACGGCCAGTAGCGCGTCTCGAGCCAACACCCCGTTGCCCATCGGGTCGAACGGGAACTCGCCCAGTCGAACGCCCATCATTCGAGGCACGCCCTGTCGCCACTCGAGCAAGCGCCGCGGTCTGCACAACCCCGAGGAGCGCATGCTAGTGGTTGTACTCATTGCCATTGTCATTCTCTTCGTGGTTTGCACCACCCCTGCTGCATTTCTTTCGATACTCGTCACGGATCAGCTCAAGCGGACCGTGTGGTTCTCAGTATTCCGGGCATGTGCCAATAACCTGGAACTCTTATGTTTCGCATTGAACTTCTTCGTGTACTGTTTGTGTAGTGCGGATATTCGCCGAGCCTTTGTGGACGTGCTCTTCGAGAACGTGGTGGTCAAGTATGTGCGACGAAGGTCGACCTTCAAAGCTAATGGCATTGAAATGGCCACCATTAACGCCATCCAAGGAGCGGATAATGTGTAG